From Patescibacteria group bacterium, a single genomic window includes:
- the heR gene encoding heliorhodopsin HeR has protein sequence MEAKLKGLRKFNLVMFLLHLGQGIVMLIVSSTFSLPVTASFLKFDVAVKKLVPTPETLADLKIGPLVASFLFLSAFFHLLITLPGLNAIYNKNLAKHINFFRWIEYSISSSLMIVVIAMLVGIYDIATLIAFVGVNASMILFGWMMELHNQSTEKTNWTSFVFGCIAGIIPWAAIAIYLFGAGGGENKAPDFVYWIYFSIFVFFNSFAINQILQYKKVGKWADYLYGERAYIILSLVAKSLLAWQVFAGTLRP, from the coding sequence ATGGAAGCAAAACTTAAGGGTCTGCGCAAATTCAACCTTGTTATGTTTCTTCTGCATCTTGGACAAGGCATTGTGATGCTTATTGTTTCGAGCACGTTCTCGTTGCCGGTTACGGCATCATTTTTGAAATTTGATGTCGCAGTCAAAAAGTTAGTGCCAACGCCGGAAACTTTGGCTGATCTGAAAATTGGCCCCTTGGTTGCATCATTTTTGTTTCTCTCGGCGTTTTTTCACCTTTTAATCACTCTGCCGGGCTTGAATGCAATTTACAATAAGAATTTAGCGAAGCACATCAACTTTTTCCGTTGGATTGAATACTCGATTTCTTCATCTTTGATGATCGTCGTTATCGCCATGTTGGTTGGTATTTATGATATTGCAACTTTAATTGCCTTTGTCGGTGTCAATGCAAGTATGATTCTTTTTGGTTGGATGATGGAGCTTCATAACCAGTCAACAGAAAAGACAAATTGGACTTCGTTTGTTTTTGGCTGTATCGCCGGAATCATTCCTTGGGCGGCTATCGCGATATATTTATTCGGTGCCGGCGGTGGAGAGAACAAAGCACCAGATTTTGTCTACTGGATTTATTTTTCAATCTTTGTTTTCTTCAACAGCTTTGCGATAAACCAAATTCTACAATACAAAAAAGTTGGCAAGTGGGCGGATTATCTTTATGGCGAAAGGGCATACATAATACTGAGTTTAGTCGCCAAATCTTTGCTTGCTTGGCAAGTCTTCGCCGGAACGCTGCGCCCGTAA
- a CDS encoding ABC transporter permease subunit, producing MNALFGKEILEIIRTKKLLILVILFLFIAFASPALAKITPELLKNIPQTPGLSIQLPEPTWRDSIDQFVKNISQIALLVLVFVFAGIIAEEKNKKTLEVVLTKPVSRAKFVLSKFFAAYSVLAVIYIASSLIFYAYTIVIFGSFSFALFSLLASIFFVYLLFITATTILCSAFTSNQIVAAFISFGIQIVITIILSLIKEIKKILPGNIMTNYKDIFTGLSPHDYLPSLITTIAIIILFMIISIFIFKRQEIER from the coding sequence ATGAATGCACTATTTGGAAAAGAAATTTTAGAAATAATAAGAACCAAGAAGTTACTAATTTTAGTAATTTTGTTTCTCTTCATTGCTTTTGCCTCACCAGCACTAGCTAAAATTACGCCCGAGCTCTTAAAAAATATTCCACAAACTCCGGGTCTTTCAATTCAATTGCCCGAGCCAACATGGAGAGATTCCATCGATCAGTTTGTCAAAAATATAAGCCAAATCGCATTATTAGTTTTGGTGTTTGTCTTTGCTGGTATCATCGCCGAGGAAAAGAATAAAAAAACTCTTGAAGTTGTTCTCACCAAACCGGTCTCGAGGGCAAAGTTTGTTCTTTCTAAATTTTTTGCCGCTTATTCAGTGCTTGCGGTGATCTATATCGCTTCGTCACTTATTTTTTACGCCTACACCATTGTCATTTTTGGATCATTTTCATTCGCTCTTTTCTCATTGCTTGCATCAATATTTTTTGTTTATCTCCTTTTCATCACAGCAACCACAATTCTATGCAGCGCATTTACAAGCAATCAAATTGTTGCCGCATTTATTTCGTTCGGCATTCAGATAGTAATCACAATAATTCTTTCTCTTATCAAGGAAATCAAAAAAATTTTGCCAGGTAATATAATGACAAATTACAAAGACATTTTTACCGGCCTTTCCCCACATGATTATTTGCCGTCGTTGATCACCACAATCGCAATCATCATACTTTTTATGATAATTTCGATTTTCATATTTAAGCGCCAGGAAATTGAAAGATAA